One Arcobacter sp. F155 DNA window includes the following coding sequences:
- the gatA gene encoding Asp-tRNA(Asn)/Glu-tRNA(Gln) amidotransferase subunit GatA, whose translation MITLKEALKLNSDELKKLKEDLASKAKESNIGAYVEQLTNTDITDSSNGVPIAIKDNINVKNWEITCSSNILKGYKSPYNATVINKLEEAGLCAFGRTNMDEFAMGSSTESSCYGKTLNPVDNTKVPGGSSGGSAAAVAGGIAIAALGTDTGGSIRQPAAYCGVVGMKPTYGRVSRYGITAYSSSLDQCGPITQNVEDAAILYDIISGNDPMDSTSANVEYEPVAPKLDGDRKLTIAVIDSFVEQASPAIQEGYKKAIKAFEDAGHRIVHKNMLDTSKILSSYYIVATAEASANLSRFDGVRYGNRKGDGGLKDMYTQTKSQGFGEEVQKRIMLGSFVLSSGYYDAYYIKAQKVRHLIKDEYEAIFNDADLILSPVAPTTAPEFGSFKTSLEMYLSDIYTISVNLAGLPAISLPVSKDEDGMPVGLQLIGKAYDEQTVFDGALALEKAVNYTK comes from the coding sequence TTGATAACTCTAAAAGAAGCACTAAAATTAAATAGTGATGAATTAAAGAAGCTTAAAGAAGATTTAGCTTCTAAAGCAAAAGAGAGTAATATTGGTGCTTACGTGGAACAGCTAACAAATACTGATATAACAGATTCAAGCAATGGTGTTCCAATTGCTATAAAAGATAATATAAACGTTAAAAATTGGGAGATTACTTGCTCAAGTAATATTCTAAAGGGATATAAATCACCATACAATGCTACTGTAATCAATAAGCTTGAAGAGGCTGGGTTATGTGCATTTGGTAGAACAAACATGGATGAGTTTGCTATGGGAAGTTCTACAGAGTCATCTTGTTATGGTAAGACTTTAAATCCTGTTGATAATACAAAAGTTCCAGGAGGAAGTTCGGGTGGTTCTGCAGCAGCTGTTGCTGGTGGAATTGCTATTGCAGCTTTAGGAACAGATACTGGTGGAAGTATTAGACAACCTGCAGCTTATTGTGGTGTTGTTGGTATGAAACCAACTTATGGAAGAGTTTCAAGATATGGTATTACTGCATACTCTTCATCTCTAGATCAATGTGGTCCAATCACTCAAAACGTAGAAGATGCTGCTATTTTATATGATATTATTTCAGGAAATGATCCAATGGATTCAACTTCTGCAAATGTAGAGTATGAACCAGTTGCTCCAAAACTAGATGGAGATAGAAAATTAACAATTGCAGTTATCGACAGTTTTGTAGAGCAAGCAAGTCCAGCTATCCAAGAAGGATATAAAAAGGCTATTAAAGCTTTTGAAGATGCAGGACATAGAATTGTTCACAAAAATATGTTAGATACAAGTAAAATCCTTTCATCTTATTATATCGTTGCTACAGCTGAAGCAAGTGCAAACCTTTCTAGATTTGATGGTGTTAGATATGGAAATAGAAAAGGTGATGGTGGATTAAAAGATATGTACACTCAAACAAAATCACAAGGTTTTGGTGAAGAAGTACAAAAAAGAATCATGCTTGGTTCTTTCGTTTTAAGTTCTGGTTATTATGATGCATATTATATTAAAGCTCAAAAAGTTAGACATCTAATTAAAGATGAATATGAAGCAATTTTCAACGATGCTGACTTAATCCTTTCTCCAGTAGCTCCAACTACTGCTCCTGAGTTTGGAAGCTTTAAAACATCACTTGAAATGTATTTAAGTGATATATATACTATTTCTGTAAACCTTGCTGGCTTACCTGCAATTTCATTACCTGTTTCAAAAGATGAAGATGGTATGCCAGTTGGATTACAGTTAATTGGAAAAGCTTATGATGAGCAAACTGTGTTTGATGGTGCTTTAGCGTTAGAAAAAGCTGTAAATTATACAAAATAG
- the rplQ gene encoding 50S ribosomal protein L17, with product MRHKHGYRRLNRTSSHRKALLKNLAIAIIEREKIETTVPKAKELRRYIERLVTTARNADFNTHRAVFKALQDKEATKKLINEIAPKYEGRNGGYTSIIKTRIRRGDATQMAFISFV from the coding sequence ATGAGACATAAGCACGGATATAGAAGATTAAACAGAACATCTTCTCATAGAAAAGCATTACTAAAAAACTTAGCAATCGCTATCATTGAGAGAGAGAAGATTGAAACAACTGTACCAAAAGCAAAAGAGTTAAGAAGATATATTGAGAGATTAGTAACTACTGCTAGAAATGCTGATTTTAACACTCACAGAGCTGTTTTCAAAGCATTACAAGATAAAGAAGCTACTAAAAAATTAATTAATGAAATTGCACCAAAATACGAAGGTAGAAATGGTGGATATACTTCAATAATTAAAACTAGAATTAGAAGAGGTGATGCTACTCAAATGGCATTCATTTCTTTTGTATAA
- a CDS encoding DNA-directed RNA polymerase subunit alpha: MKKFADTPFLPTEVEIEAISDNEAKISAYPFESGFAITLAHPLRRLLLSSSVGYAPIAVKIEGASHEFDSLRGMLEDIAIFIINLKNIKFKINGDEDQVVVEYSFDGPKEIKGEDLVNSDVEVVSPDVHLATINSDCNLTFSVIIQRGIGYMPSEDIREIVGSDYIPIDAFFTPVKKVVYDIEKMLVEDNPNFEKAVFNVQTNGQITPIAAFKEAVSVMYSQMSVFNKVFDLSEVTVSDAGEEPVELKDLIVKIDDLNLSARSFNSLDRAGLKFLGELVLMSEVEVKNIKNLGKKSFDEISEKLESLGFPIENTLPENVASALRRKLEQLKA; this comes from the coding sequence ATGAAAAAATTTGCAGACACACCGTTTTTACCAACAGAAGTTGAGATAGAAGCTATCAGTGATAATGAGGCTAAAATATCAGCATATCCATTTGAAAGTGGTTTTGCAATTACTTTAGCACACCCTTTAAGAAGACTTCTTCTTTCTAGCTCGGTTGGATACGCTCCAATCGCAGTTAAAATCGAAGGAGCTTCGCATGAGTTTGACTCATTAAGAGGAATGCTTGAAGATATAGCTATTTTTATAATTAATCTAAAAAATATTAAGTTTAAAATCAATGGTGATGAAGATCAAGTTGTAGTTGAATACTCTTTTGATGGACCAAAAGAAATCAAAGGTGAAGACTTAGTAAACTCTGATGTAGAAGTTGTTTCTCCAGATGTTCACTTAGCAACTATCAACTCTGATTGTAACTTAACTTTCTCTGTAATTATCCAAAGAGGTATTGGTTATATGCCTTCTGAAGATATCAGAGAGATCGTAGGATCAGATTATATTCCAATTGACGCTTTCTTTACACCAGTAAAAAAAGTTGTTTACGATATTGAAAAAATGTTAGTTGAAGATAATCCTAACTTTGAAAAAGCTGTATTTAATGTACAAACAAATGGACAAATTACTCCAATTGCTGCGTTCAAAGAAGCAGTATCTGTTATGTACTCTCAAATGTCAGTATTTAACAAAGTATTTGATTTATCAGAAGTAACTGTTAGCGATGCTGGTGAAGAGCCAGTTGAGTTAAAAGATTTAATTGTAAAAATTGATGATTTAAATCTAAGTGCTAGATCATTCAACTCTTTAGATAGAGCTGGATTAAAATTCTTAGGTGAACTAGTACTTATGAGTGAAGTAGAAGTAAAAAATATTAAGAATCTTGGAAAAAAATCTTTTGATGAAATCTCAGAGAAATTAGAGTCTTTAGGTTTCCCAATTGAAAATACACTTCCAGAAAATGTTGCATCGGCTTTAAGAAGAAAGCTTGAGCAACTTAAAGCATAA
- the rpsD gene encoding 30S ribosomal protein S4: MARYRGPREKIERRLDADLGLKGERRLNGKSALEKRPYAPGQHGQRRTKISEYGLQLREKQKAKYLYGVSEKQFRKYFKDAARRDGNTGANLISLIEQRLDNVVFRMGFATTRASARQFTTHGHILVDGKKVDIPSYVVKPGQKIEIKEKSKSNPQIVRALELTNQTGMVEWVDVDKDKVFGIFTRIPTREEVVIPVEERLIVELYSK, from the coding sequence ATGGCAAGATATAGAGGACCAAGAGAAAAAATTGAGAGAAGATTAGATGCAGACCTTGGATTAAAAGGTGAGAGAAGACTTAACGGTAAATCTGCATTAGAGAAAAGACCATATGCTCCAGGACAACATGGACAAAGAAGAACTAAGATTTCTGAGTATGGTTTACAATTAAGAGAAAAGCAAAAAGCTAAATACCTTTACGGTGTATCTGAAAAACAATTCAGAAAATACTTTAAAGACGCTGCAAGAAGAGATGGAAACACAGGTGCAAACCTTATTTCGTTAATCGAGCAAAGATTAGATAACGTTGTATTTAGAATGGGATTCGCTACTACTAGAGCGAGTGCAAGACAATTTACAACTCACGGACATATCCTTGTTGACGGTAAGAAAGTTGATATTCCTTCTTACGTTGTTAAACCAGGACAAAAAATTGAGATTAAAGAAAAATCTAAATCTAACCCACAAATCGTTAGAGCATTAGAATTAACTAACCAAACTGGTATGGTTGAATGGGTTGATGTAGATAAAGATAAAGTATTCGGAATTTTTACAAGAATCCCAACAAGAGAAGAAGTTGTTATTCCTGTTGAAGAAAGATTAATCGTAGAGTTATATTCTAAATAA
- the rpsK gene encoding 30S ribosomal protein S11, which translates to MAKRKVTRKKVVKKNIADGIVHIAATFNNTMVTVTDSAGNAIAWSSAGNLGFKGSKKSTPFAAQQAVEDAMTKAMEHGIKNVGIKIQGPGSGRDTAVKSVGAIEGISVKWFKDVTPLPHNGCRPPKRRRV; encoded by the coding sequence ATGGCAAAAAGAAAAGTAACTAGAAAAAAAGTTGTAAAAAAGAATATTGCTGACGGTATCGTTCACATTGCAGCAACGTTCAATAACACTATGGTAACAGTAACTGACTCTGCTGGTAATGCAATCGCATGGTCAAGTGCAGGAAACTTAGGATTCAAAGGTTCTAAAAAATCTACTCCATTTGCAGCTCAACAAGCTGTTGAAGATGCAATGACTAAAGCTATGGAACATGGTATCAAAAATGTAGGTATTAAAATCCAAGGACCAGGTTCAGGTAGAGACACAGCAGTTAAATCTGTTGGAGCTATAGAAGGTATTTCTGTTAAGTGGTTTAAAGATGTAACACCTTTACCACACAATGGTTGTAGACCTCCTAAAAGAAGAAGAGTGTAA
- the rpsM gene encoding 30S ribosomal protein S13, which translates to MARIAGVDLPNKKRMEYALTYIYGIGLHNSRLILDATGISYDKRAHELTEDEAAAIRQEIQKNYMVEGDLRKKVAMDIKSLMDLGSYRGLRHRKGLPCRGQKTKTNARTRKGKKKTVGAA; encoded by the coding sequence ATGGCAAGAATTGCAGGTGTTGATTTACCAAATAAAAAAAGAATGGAATATGCATTAACGTATATTTACGGAATTGGTTTACATAACTCTAGATTAATCTTAGACGCTACTGGTATCTCTTATGATAAAAGAGCACACGAACTAACAGAAGACGAAGCAGCGGCAATTAGACAAGAAATCCAAAAGAACTATATGGTTGAGGGTGATCTTAGAAAGAAAGTTGCAATGGATATTAAATCTTTAATGGACTTAGGTTCTTACAGAGGTTTAAGACATAGAAAAGGTTTACCTTGTAGAGGGCAAAAGACTAAGACTAATGCCAGAACAAGAAAAGGTAAAAAGAAAACTGTTGGTGCAGCATAA
- the rpmJ gene encoding 50S ribosomal protein L36, with the protein MKVRASVKKMCDKCKVIKRKGIVRVICENKKHKQRQG; encoded by the coding sequence ATGAAAGTTAGAGCTTCAGTAAAAAAAATGTGTGATAAATGTAAAGTTATCAAAAGAAAAGGTATCGTTAGAGTAATCTGCGAAAACAAAAAACATAAACAGAGACAAGGATAA
- a CDS encoding HIT family protein produces the protein MIYKNDLINIKVETSEIPWLIIFTNENIKEFSYCNNETKMEILRCLDIIEKHMLEYYKPEKINIASFGNYVPHVHFHVMSRFKEDSFFPEPMWGKKQREADLNLPSFDKFISSLLTKLAS, from the coding sequence ATGATATATAAAAATGACTTAATAAATATAAAAGTAGAAACAAGTGAAATTCCATGGCTAATTATTTTCACAAATGAAAATATAAAAGAGTTTTCTTATTGTAATAATGAAACAAAAATGGAAATACTTAGATGCCTTGATATTATTGAAAAACATATGCTTGAATACTATAAACCAGAAAAGATAAATATTGCTTCATTTGGAAATTATGTTCCACATGTACATTTTCATGTTATGTCTAGATTTAAAGAGGACTCATTTTTCCCTGAGCCTATGTGGGGTAAAAAGCAAAGAGAAGCAGATTTAAACTTACCATCTTTTGATAAATTTATATCATCTCTTTTGACGAAATTAGCTTCTTAA
- a CDS encoding BCCT family transporter: protein MLEKFKKSNSTILLPVFIPAVIVIFLLVVGTISDPKLMGEVFSATLTYITNDFGWFYMLAVALFLIFIVSIALSGWGDIKLGPNHSEPEYSFSSWFAMLFSAGYGIALLFFGVAEPILHYAEPPTGEAQTVEAAKQAMQIAYFHWGFHIWAIYGLVGLSLAYFAFRHGLPLSMRSTLYPLIGEKIHGPAGHTVDTFAILGTLFGIATTLGLSVSQINAGLNYLWPSIEVSITTQIITIVVITGLALFSVLAGMDKGVKRLSLLNIYLAIALMTFVFVVGPTIFILNTFLENTGSYLSNIVERTFSLQAYVSNDWIGNWTLFIFGWTIAWAPFVGLFIAKISKGRTIRQFVVGVMLVPTVFTFLWFSVFGDTALHMVMIQGYDSLITEVQNDKAIALFKLFERLPLTDVLSFIAVFLIITFFVTSSDSGSLVIDSLASGGVIHTPVWQRSFWVILEGLVASVLLVAGGLGALQTASIVSALPFAIIMIIAAIGMWRALIIENHREDSLQHNVNMNFQHPSIDNEDFWKGRLQELINFPKKNVVENFIKKDVLNSMNKIKKELNESEWDCDIEYDEEYVRAIISIYKDENIKFTYEVRLREYEMPDFAHLEDANKKQKYYYNAEAFLKRGALHYDLYGYEEHTIINDIITQFERYLRFIHTTPATLPWDMDEHDDLLDNESETNK from the coding sequence ATGTTAGAGAAATTTAAAAAATCAAATTCTACTATTCTTCTTCCTGTTTTTATTCCAGCTGTAATAGTTATATTTCTATTAGTTGTTGGAACTATAAGTGACCCTAAACTTATGGGAGAAGTATTCTCTGCTACATTAACATATATAACAAATGACTTTGGTTGGTTTTATATGTTAGCCGTTGCATTATTTCTAATTTTTATTGTATCTATTGCCTTATCGGGCTGGGGAGATATAAAACTTGGTCCTAATCATTCAGAACCAGAATATAGTTTTTCCTCATGGTTTGCTATGTTGTTTTCAGCAGGTTACGGTATAGCCTTGCTTTTCTTTGGTGTGGCAGAACCTATTTTGCACTATGCTGAACCTCCTACTGGAGAAGCTCAAACAGTTGAAGCAGCAAAACAAGCTATGCAAATTGCATATTTTCACTGGGGATTTCATATTTGGGCTATTTATGGTTTAGTTGGTTTATCACTTGCTTACTTTGCATTTAGACATGGTTTACCACTATCAATGAGGTCGACTTTATATCCACTAATAGGTGAAAAAATTCATGGTCCAGCAGGTCATACTGTTGATACTTTTGCAATCTTAGGAACACTATTTGGTATTGCTACAACTTTAGGTTTATCTGTATCACAAATAAATGCAGGATTAAACTACTTGTGGCCAAGTATAGAAGTGAGTATTACTACTCAAATTATTACTATTGTTGTAATTACAGGACTAGCACTTTTTTCTGTTTTAGCAGGTATGGATAAGGGTGTAAAAAGATTGTCATTGTTAAATATCTACTTAGCTATTGCATTAATGACTTTTGTATTTGTTGTAGGTCCTACGATATTTATATTAAATACTTTCTTAGAAAATACGGGAAGCTATTTAAGTAATATTGTTGAAAGAACTTTTAGTCTGCAAGCTTATGTTTCAAATGATTGGATTGGAAACTGGACACTATTTATTTTTGGTTGGACAATTGCTTGGGCACCTTTTGTAGGTCTATTTATTGCAAAGATTAGTAAAGGTAGAACAATAAGACAGTTTGTAGTAGGTGTTATGCTTGTACCAACAGTCTTTACTTTCCTTTGGTTCTCTGTGTTTGGTGATACAGCTTTACATATGGTTATGATTCAAGGTTATGATTCACTTATTACAGAAGTTCAAAATGACAAAGCAATTGCACTTTTCAAACTTTTTGAAAGATTACCTTTGACTGATGTTTTATCATTTATAGCTGTATTTTTAATTATCACTTTCTTTGTAACCTCTTCTGACTCAGGTTCACTTGTAATTGACTCTTTAGCTTCAGGTGGTGTTATTCATACTCCTGTTTGGCAAAGATCATTTTGGGTAATCTTAGAAGGTCTTGTGGCATCTGTACTTTTAGTTGCAGGTGGATTAGGAGCTTTACAAACAGCATCTATTGTTAGTGCCCTACCCTTTGCTATTATTATGATAATAGCAGCTATTGGAATGTGGAGAGCACTTATAATTGAAAACCATAGAGAAGATAGTTTACAACACAATGTAAATATGAATTTTCAACACCCAAGTATTGATAATGAAGATTTCTGGAAAGGAAGATTACAAGAGCTAATTAACTTTCCTAAGAAAAATGTTGTTGAGAACTTTATAAAAAAAGATGTTCTAAATAGTATGAACAAAATAAAAAAAGAACTTAATGAATCTGAATGGGATTGTGATATTGAGTATGACGAAGAGTATGTTAGAGCTATTATTTCTATCTATAAAGATGAAAATATTAAGTTTACATATGAAGTAAGGCTAAGAGAGTATGAGATGCCTGATTTTGCACACCTAGAAGATGCAAATAAAAAACAAAAGTACTATTATAATGCAGAAGCCTTCTTAAAAAGAGGAGCATTACATTATGATTTATATGGCTATGAAGAACATACAATTATCAATGATATTATTACTCAGTTTGAAAGATATTTAAGATTTATTCATACTACACCAGCGACACTTCCTTGGGATATGGATGAACATGATGATTTATTAGATAATGAAAGTGAAACAAATAAATAG
- a CDS encoding DHHA1 domain-containing protein, whose translation MSKKYRLVTRSDMDGLVCGTLMKYLGIIDEITFVHPKDMQDGKIEITQNDITTNLPYVDGVYLAFDHHFSETLRNEKRDNHIIEADAPSAAEVVYQYYGGDEKFPSSFRPMMDAANKADSAAFTKEDILNPQGWELLSFLMDSRTGLGRFREFTVSNYQLMMDLIDYCKDHTIEDILKLSDVKERVDLYFKYEKEFEEQLKRCTTIKGNLAIIDYRDEETIFPGNRFLVYALHPEINISTHVVWGREKQNVVFSPGKSIINKTSKTNVGELMLKYGGGGHKAAGGCQIDHDKAEQVLEELITQINADG comes from the coding sequence ATGTCTAAAAAGTATAGATTAGTTACAAGAAGTGATATGGATGGTTTAGTGTGTGGAACACTAATGAAATACCTAGGTATTATTGATGAAATAACTTTTGTTCACCCAAAAGATATGCAAGATGGAAAAATTGAAATAACGCAAAACGATATTACAACTAACTTGCCATATGTAGATGGTGTATATCTAGCTTTTGATCATCACTTTTCAGAAACACTAAGAAATGAAAAAAGAGATAACCATATAATTGAAGCAGATGCACCAAGTGCTGCTGAAGTTGTATACCAATACTATGGAGGAGATGAAAAGTTTCCTTCAAGTTTTAGACCTATGATGGATGCAGCAAACAAAGCAGACAGTGCAGCTTTCACAAAAGAAGACATACTAAATCCTCAAGGATGGGAGTTATTAAGTTTCTTAATGGACTCAAGAACTGGACTTGGAAGATTTAGAGAGTTTACTGTTTCAAATTATCAATTAATGATGGATTTAATTGACTATTGTAAAGATCATACAATTGAAGATATTTTAAAACTATCAGACGTAAAAGAGAGAGTTGATTTATACTTCAAATATGAAAAAGAGTTTGAAGAACAACTAAAAAGATGTACGACTATAAAAGGTAATCTTGCAATTATTGATTATAGAGATGAAGAGACTATTTTCCCTGGAAATAGATTTTTAGTATATGCTTTACATCCAGAAATTAATATCTCTACACATGTTGTATGGGGAAGAGAAAAACAAAATGTTGTATTCTCTCCTGGTAAATCAATTATTAATAAAACTTCAAAAACAAATGTTGGTGAACTAATGCTTAAATATGGTGGCGGTGGCCACAAAGCTGCTGGTGGTTGTCAAATTGACCATGATAAAGCAGAGCAAGTATTAGAAGAGTTAATTACTCAAATCAACGCTGACGGTTAA
- the leuB gene encoding 3-isopropylmalate dehydrogenase: MKKYNISIIKGDGIGPEIVDEAIKVLDAVSYSCGFSLEYKEYLMGGIAIDVTGDPLPAETVTGVLNSDACLFGAIGGEKWDTLPRDKRPETGLLKFREAMEVYANLRPAIIYDELVNASTLKPEVIEGVDIMIVRELIGGIYFGQPRENDGFKAFNTMVYTKPEIERIGKQAFELAMKRDKRVCSVDKANVLEVSQLWRDTMEEIAKDYPEVELSHMYVDNAAMQLVRNPRQFDVIVTGNIFGDILSDTASMVVGSIGLLPSASTGDKTAIYEPIHGSAPDIAGQGIANPIATIESAGMMLRYSLGEIEAADKIDAAIKKALKDGYRTGDLAAYDAKEVVSTAEMGDVIANNIK, encoded by the coding sequence ATGAAAAAATATAATATTTCAATTATTAAAGGTGACGGTATTGGTCCAGAGATTGTTGATGAAGCAATTAAAGTTTTAGATGCAGTTTCTTATTCTTGTGGGTTCTCTTTAGAGTACAAAGAATATTTAATGGGTGGTATTGCTATTGATGTTACAGGTGATCCATTACCAGCTGAGACTGTTACTGGAGTATTAAACTCAGATGCTTGTTTATTTGGAGCGATTGGTGGAGAGAAATGGGATACTTTACCAAGGGATAAAAGACCAGAAACTGGACTTTTAAAATTCAGAGAAGCAATGGAAGTTTATGCAAACTTAAGACCAGCTATTATTTATGATGAGTTAGTAAATGCTTCAACACTTAAGCCTGAGGTTATTGAAGGTGTTGACATTATGATTGTAAGAGAGCTTATTGGTGGAATCTATTTTGGTCAACCAAGAGAAAATGATGGTTTCAAAGCATTTAATACTATGGTTTATACTAAACCAGAAATTGAAAGAATTGGTAAACAAGCATTTGAATTAGCAATGAAAAGAGATAAAAGAGTTTGTTCTGTTGATAAAGCTAATGTTCTTGAAGTTTCTCAATTATGGAGAGACACTATGGAAGAGATTGCAAAAGATTATCCAGAAGTTGAATTATCTCATATGTATGTTGACAATGCTGCAATGCAACTTGTAAGAAATCCAAGACAATTTGATGTTATCGTAACTGGAAATATCTTTGGTGATATCTTATCTGATACTGCTTCTATGGTTGTTGGTTCTATTGGATTATTACCATCAGCTTCAACTGGAGACAAAACAGCAATCTATGAACCAATTCATGGTTCAGCTCCTGATATTGCAGGACAAGGAATTGCAAACCCAATTGCAACAATTGAGAGTGCTGGAATGATGTTAAGATACTCTTTAGGAGAAATTGAAGCAGCAGACAAAATTGATGCAGCAATTAAAAAAGCATTAAAAGATGGTTATAGAACTGGTGATTTAGCTGCTTATGATGCTAAAGAAGTTGTTTCTACTGCAGAAATGGGTGATGTTATTGCAAATAATATAAAATAA
- a CDS encoding 3-isopropylmalate dehydratase small subunit: MSKITGKVWNFGANIDTDVIIAARYLNSSDPEHLAKYVMEDADPDFPKKLQKGDIIVAGENFGCGSSREHAPIALKAAGVAAVVAPSFARIFYRNAFNMGLPIFELPESLEIKEGEEISIDLDAGEITNNTTNKTYKFIPIPEFMQELISTGGLINFAKAEMGVEK, encoded by the coding sequence ATGAGTAAAATAACGGGAAAAGTTTGGAATTTTGGGGCAAATATTGATACAGATGTTATCATTGCTGCTAGATATTTAAATAGCTCTGATCCAGAACATTTAGCTAAGTATGTAATGGAAGATGCAGATCCTGATTTTCCAAAGAAATTACAAAAAGGTGATATTATTGTTGCTGGAGAAAACTTTGGTTGTGGTTCTTCAAGAGAGCATGCACCAATCGCTTTAAAAGCTGCTGGAGTTGCAGCAGTTGTTGCTCCATCATTTGCAAGAATCTTTTATAGAAATGCATTTAATATGGGATTACCAATTTTTGAACTACCTGAATCATTAGAGATCAAAGAGGGTGAAGAAATTTCAATTGATTTAGATGCAGGTGAAATTACAAATAATACTACAAATAAAACATATAAATTTATACCAATCCCAGAGTTTATGCAAGAGCTAATCTCTACTGGTGGTTTAATTAATTTTGCAAAAGCTGAAATGGGAGTTGAAAAATAA